In Streptomyces alboniger, the following are encoded in one genomic region:
- a CDS encoding LysR substrate-binding domain-containing protein — MPAPLTAATPDATRPLRFGIHGSPHLATRIITAAGHGLKEVEFVPYDVADPFGPLRDRSLEIMIVKYGLQEPDIAVSRPVSFDGRALIVSADHPLAERKTVSVEEAAQYDAFRCPGDFPPYVWDKVVPPRTPGGTVIRRVHPMTTVEAMTEVLARTTAVHVSFQSLESILPPHIKAVPVHDLPPAPVTLAWLRDVALSPRAATLVADAERSALDEGAGR, encoded by the coding sequence ATGCCCGCCCCCCTTACCGCTGCGACACCCGACGCCACGCGGCCCCTGCGTTTCGGCATCCACGGCTCGCCGCACCTGGCTACCCGCATCATCACCGCCGCGGGCCATGGGCTGAAGGAGGTCGAGTTCGTCCCGTACGACGTCGCCGACCCGTTCGGCCCGCTGCGGGACCGTTCCCTGGAGATCATGATCGTCAAATACGGACTACAGGAACCGGACATCGCCGTCAGCCGGCCCGTGAGCTTCGACGGCCGGGCCCTGATCGTCTCCGCCGACCACCCGCTCGCCGAGCGAAAGACCGTGTCGGTCGAAGAGGCCGCGCAATACGACGCCTTCCGCTGCCCGGGGGACTTTCCTCCGTATGTCTGGGACAAGGTGGTGCCGCCACGCACCCCCGGCGGAACTGTGATCCGCCGCGTCCACCCCATGACGACGGTGGAGGCGATGACCGAGGTACTCGCCCGCACGACCGCCGTCCATGTGTCGTTCCAGTCACTGGAATCGATCCTGCCACCCCACATCAAGGCCGTTCCGGTCCACGACCTGCCGCCCGCACCCGTGACGCTCGCCTGGCTGCGTGACGTGGCGCTGTCCCCGCGGGCAGCCACCCTTGTCGCCGATGCGGAACGCAGTGCGCTCGACGAGGGGGCCGGGCGATGA
- a CDS encoding NAD(P)/FAD-dependent oxidoreductase: MTRPAVVVGGSIAGLATALALAERGFPVRILERSAPPPDGPVGKAAELWLRPTVPQSDHSHILTSLGVRVLRQRAPHLLETAQEEGARLLDLTGAAPTETFVKEADDHELVALAVRRPFLELLLYRAVRALPGVTFDHGTAVRGLLLDPARSRVAGVVTDRGEQVPAQFVVDATGWKAAALTWLRELRVPIGEDLVGATQLRCFTRFYRLTSPGDDWPGPLNRGNAAGGIWDHYAAVVHPADNGTFAIAVGALTSDPATTILREPAAFTAAARMSPYVAAWIEEGTATPLADVRAITMPPNILRSTARPGQRQIAGLFAVGDAACVTDPLFGRGMSLSLQHAFQLADLLDTHPTVEEYQSEKAAQLAEEVHRPWYEQAVHDSRAYGGLWRARAEGVAPSPVQPAVPGRPSMADVARAAGVDATVWRGLLRVLMGLDTPARILDSAALQNRVRAARADGVPLGPRPPTRQELLEAIATGTEG, translated from the coding sequence ATGACCAGGCCGGCTGTGGTCGTGGGCGGGAGTATCGCTGGTCTCGCCACGGCTCTGGCACTTGCTGAACGAGGCTTTCCGGTAAGGATCCTGGAGCGCTCGGCTCCTCCGCCCGACGGCCCGGTCGGCAAAGCGGCCGAACTCTGGCTGCGCCCCACCGTCCCGCAGAGCGACCACTCGCACATCCTCACGTCGCTCGGGGTGCGAGTGCTGCGCCAACGGGCCCCGCACCTGCTGGAGACCGCCCAAGAGGAAGGCGCACGGCTTCTCGACCTCACCGGGGCGGCGCCCACGGAGACCTTCGTCAAGGAGGCGGACGACCACGAGTTGGTTGCTCTGGCCGTCCGACGCCCCTTCCTCGAATTGCTGCTCTACCGTGCTGTGCGTGCCCTTCCCGGGGTGACGTTCGACCACGGAACCGCGGTGCGGGGGCTGCTCCTGGACCCGGCCCGGTCCCGCGTCGCCGGTGTGGTGACGGATCGGGGCGAACAGGTGCCCGCGCAGTTCGTGGTGGATGCCACCGGCTGGAAAGCAGCGGCCCTGACCTGGCTCAGGGAATTGAGAGTTCCGATCGGCGAAGACCTGGTCGGCGCCACACAACTACGCTGCTTCACCCGGTTCTACCGACTGACCTCACCAGGAGACGACTGGCCGGGGCCGCTCAACCGGGGCAACGCGGCGGGAGGCATCTGGGACCACTACGCGGCGGTCGTGCACCCTGCCGACAACGGCACCTTCGCCATCGCCGTAGGGGCTCTCACCTCCGACCCGGCCACCACGATTCTGCGCGAACCCGCCGCCTTTACCGCCGCTGCCCGGATGTCCCCCTACGTGGCGGCATGGATCGAGGAGGGCACTGCGACGCCGCTGGCGGACGTACGTGCCATCACCATGCCGCCCAATATCCTGAGGTCCACGGCCCGCCCCGGGCAGCGACAGATCGCTGGGCTGTTCGCCGTCGGTGACGCCGCCTGTGTCACCGACCCGCTCTTCGGCCGCGGCATGTCCCTCTCCCTACAGCACGCCTTCCAGCTGGCCGATCTCCTCGATACCCACCCGACGGTGGAGGAGTACCAGAGCGAGAAAGCCGCGCAGCTGGCCGAGGAGGTCCATCGCCCGTGGTACGAGCAGGCCGTCCACGACAGCCGGGCCTACGGCGGGCTGTGGCGGGCCCGCGCCGAGGGAGTCGCACCGTCCCCGGTGCAGCCCGCGGTTCCGGGCCGCCCCTCCATGGCGGACGTGGCCCGAGCCGCCGGAGTTGACGCCACGGTCTGGCGCGGCCTCCTGCGCGTCCTGATGGGCCTCGACACCCCCGCGAGGATTCTCGACAGTGCCGCACTCCAGAACAGGGTGCGTGCCGCCCGCGCCGACGGTGTCCCGCTCGGCCCCCGGCCGCCGACCCGGCAGGAACTGCTGGAGGCCATCGCGACCGGGACGGAGGGCTGA
- a CDS encoding DUF6182 family protein, protein MTFSPDLLLTVAAERLRVARPELAARLDLSTSEAVQRAKATLAGGDADGPHDGAAVVMVVGRFSLPNWVRETCRFALSVPAGRAGPWQRSFTRTLFLAGRPNNLKERFTFDHIADDGSTAWIGPAPDEATAALRRLLKSFDGTRELPAWAPTTVVIPVPVGNRPSGRHPVYRDLYIATAGVTVSDVLIQVNHLLAEAVLDGLILPGDRLTLRSVPRLAGLPMRFAALRVDTDTHRPHELRAYAGLTEEI, encoded by the coding sequence ATGACGTTCAGCCCTGATCTCTTGCTCACCGTGGCCGCCGAGCGGCTGCGGGTAGCGCGGCCCGAGCTGGCCGCGCGCCTCGACCTGTCCACCTCCGAGGCGGTTCAAAGGGCCAAGGCCACCCTCGCAGGCGGGGACGCGGACGGCCCGCACGACGGCGCTGCCGTTGTCATGGTCGTCGGCCGCTTCTCCCTTCCGAACTGGGTGCGGGAGACCTGCCGCTTCGCCCTCTCGGTGCCTGCGGGCCGGGCCGGTCCGTGGCAACGCTCGTTCACCCGCACCCTCTTCCTGGCGGGCCGGCCGAACAACCTCAAGGAGAGATTCACCTTCGACCACATCGCCGACGACGGGTCGACGGCCTGGATCGGGCCCGCTCCGGACGAGGCCACTGCCGCACTGCGCCGGTTGCTCAAGTCGTTCGACGGCACGCGGGAGTTACCCGCTTGGGCCCCGACCACCGTGGTGATACCCGTGCCCGTCGGCAACAGGCCCTCCGGTCGCCACCCGGTCTACCGCGACCTGTACATCGCCACCGCGGGGGTGACTGTCTCCGACGTACTCATCCAGGTCAACCACCTGCTCGCCGAAGCCGTGCTGGACGGGCTGATCCTGCCGGGCGACCGGCTGACCCTGCGTTCCGTGCCGCGCCTGGCCGGCCTGCCCATGCGGTTCGCCGCGCTGCGCGTCGACACCGACACCCACCGGCCCCACGAGCTCCGTGCCTACGCCGGACTGACCGAGGAGATCTGA
- a CDS encoding alpha/beta fold hydrolase yields MKRSQDIPVVLLHALPLSSAMWQEQAAALRARGHTVITPDQRGFGTVPLGTAQPSLDIVADDLAVLLDERGIDQVTLVGCSMGGYAAMAFLRRYPHRVRALALFAARAGADSPQAAAERLKFADLMLDDATRDHVVARTTPLLVGATTRARRPDLVDRILTMTKAAAPEAVAWAQRAIAARPDSLPVLRSTDVPAVVVTGEEDELVALEEAMSAADALPRGRLVTVPGAGHLQPLEAPDYVTDLLTTLLDDAATADGKR; encoded by the coding sequence ATGAAGCGGAGCCAAGACATACCCGTCGTCCTGCTGCACGCCCTGCCGCTGAGCTCTGCCATGTGGCAGGAACAGGCAGCGGCGCTGCGCGCGCGCGGGCACACGGTCATCACGCCCGACCAGCGCGGATTCGGCACCGTGCCGCTGGGAACCGCGCAGCCCTCCCTCGACATCGTGGCCGACGACCTCGCCGTACTCCTCGATGAGCGCGGCATCGACCAGGTAACGCTCGTCGGCTGTTCCATGGGCGGCTACGCAGCGATGGCCTTCCTGCGGCGCTATCCCCACCGTGTCCGCGCCCTCGCGCTGTTCGCCGCCCGAGCCGGTGCCGACAGCCCCCAAGCAGCCGCTGAACGTCTGAAGTTCGCCGATCTGATGCTCGACGACGCCACCCGCGATCACGTGGTGGCTCGCACTACACCGCTCCTCGTCGGTGCCACTACCAGGGCTCGGCGCCCCGACCTGGTCGACCGGATCCTGACGATGACGAAGGCTGCCGCGCCCGAGGCGGTGGCCTGGGCGCAGCGTGCCATCGCGGCACGCCCCGACTCGCTCCCCGTGCTGCGGAGCACCGACGTGCCTGCCGTAGTCGTCACCGGTGAGGAGGACGAACTCGTCGCGTTGGAGGAGGCGATGAGCGCGGCCGACGCTCTGCCGAGAGGGCGGCTCGTCACCGTGCCGGGTGCCGGGCACCTCCAGCCGCTGGAGGCACCGGACTACGTCACGGACCTGCTCACCACCCTGCTCGACGACGCCGCGACAGCGGACGGGAAGAGGTAA
- a CDS encoding SAM-dependent methyltransferase yields the protein MTDLLNPVERTALLTAALRAAETLREDRLYEDPYAARLAGEAGPQLLAEVHTATFPPDRPRSLPSTPDYNAIRTRFFDDFLVGAAQDRQMSQIVLAPSGMDSRAYRISWPDHIRYFEVDRPAVLDFKSGRLQGVAPRVAHRTVAVDLTADDWESQLIDAGYDPTLPSTWLLEGLLYYIPEPDTHRMLERVAAITAPGSRIAADVVNAAALSLPHMRGLLDVFANWGCPWLFGTDEPEDLFDRYGFSVEAKQPGEPGADFGRWPDPVPPRDVKNVRRVFFVHGTRR from the coding sequence ATGACCGACCTTCTGAACCCGGTGGAGCGCACCGCGTTACTCACCGCCGCCTTGCGCGCCGCCGAGACCCTGCGCGAGGACCGCCTGTACGAGGACCCCTACGCGGCCAGGCTCGCCGGAGAAGCCGGCCCGCAGCTGCTCGCCGAGGTGCACACGGCGACCTTCCCGCCCGACCGGCCCCGGTCCCTTCCCAGCACTCCCGACTACAACGCGATCCGCACCCGGTTCTTCGACGACTTCCTCGTGGGCGCGGCGCAGGACCGGCAGATGAGCCAGATCGTGCTGGCTCCTTCGGGCATGGACTCCCGGGCCTACCGAATATCGTGGCCCGACCACATACGCTATTTCGAGGTCGACCGGCCGGCCGTCCTGGACTTCAAGAGCGGGCGGCTCCAGGGAGTCGCCCCGCGCGTGGCCCACCGGACGGTGGCCGTGGACCTCACCGCGGACGACTGGGAAAGCCAGTTGATCGACGCCGGATACGACCCGACGCTGCCCTCCACATGGCTGCTCGAAGGGCTCCTCTATTACATCCCCGAACCGGACACACACCGCATGCTGGAGCGGGTCGCCGCCATCACGGCACCCGGAAGCCGTATAGCAGCCGATGTGGTCAACGCTGCCGCCCTGAGCCTGCCGCACATGCGGGGCCTGCTCGACGTCTTCGCCAACTGGGGCTGCCCATGGCTCTTCGGCACTGATGAGCCCGAGGACCTTTTCGACCGCTACGGATTCAGCGTCGAGGCCAAGCAGCCCGGCGAGCCGGGTGCGGACTTCGGCCGCTGGCCGGACCCGGTCCCGCCGCGCGACGTCAAAAATGTCCGCCGGGTCTTCTTCGTCCACGGGACACGCCGATGA